Part of the Candidatus Krumholzibacteriota bacterium genome is shown below.
GCGGGATGCCGTTTCGCCGACCGTTGTCCGAAACGCTTCGACCGGTGCGGCGAGGAGCCGCCCCTCTTCGAGACGGGGCCGGCGCGCCGGTCGCGCTGCTGGCTCGCCCGGGGGGGTGCCTGATGGCGATCCTCGAGGCGCGCGGCATCCGGAAGTTCTTCCGGCAGGGAGGCGGTCCCTGGCGGCGCGGCCGGGCAATCAAGGCCGTCGACGGGGTCGATCTCGCCGTCGAGCGGGGCGAGACGATCGGCCTCGTCGGCGAATCGGGGTGCGGCAAGAGCACGCTCGCCCGGGCGATCATCCGTCTCGTCGAACCGGACGAGGGGACGGTGCGTCTCGACGGGATCGATTTCCTCGCCCTCCGGGGCGCCGCCCTGCGCCGGGCCCGCCGCCGCATCCAGATGGTCTTCCAGGATCCCTACTCCTCGCTGAACCCGCGCCTCTCCGTCGGGGAAACGATCGGCGAGGGGATCAGGATCCACCGTCTGGCCCGCGGGCGGGCGGTCGGCGACCGCGTCGCGGAGATCCTCGGAAAGGTCGGCCTGCCGCCCGCGGCCGCCGTCCGCTATCCGCACGAGTTCTCCGGCGGGCAGCGGCAGCGGATCGGTATCGCCCGCGCGCTCGCCGTCGAGCCGGAGATCGTCATCGCCGACGAGCCGGTTTCCGCCCTCGACGTCTCGGTCCAGGCGCAGATCGTCAACCTCCTCGAGGATCTCCAGCGCGATCTCGGCCTCACCTACGTCTTCATCGCCCACGATCTCGGCGTCGTCGAGCACGTGAGCGACCGGGTGGCCGTGATGTATCTCGGGCGGATCGTCGAGGAGGCGCCGACCGCCGGCCTCTTCGCCGAGCCGCTTCATCCCTACACGATCGGCCTCCTCGCCTCGATACCACGGCCCGATCCGTCGGCGCCGCGCGCAAGGGCCGCGATCGCCGGGGACGTGCCGAGCCCGGCGGCCGTCCCGCCCGGCTGTCCCTTCCATCCCCGGTGCCCGCTCGCCTTCGAACGATGCCGCATCGAGAGGCCCGTTCTCCGCGGCCGCGACGGCGACCGCGCCGTGGCCTGCTGGCTGTACGGCTGAACGACGCCTTCCTGCCCACAATGCTCACGCCGGCCCGGACACCTCGTTCCGCCGGGTTCCCGGCAGGCGTCGTTGAAGCCGAGTCCGCCCGCGGCCGGCATCCTCGTGAAATCGTTTGCGCGGCGGCGCACCCCTCCGTACAATGAGCGTGCGGTTCGTTTCCACGGGGGGGAAAGATGAAACGGTTCGGCAGGATCCTCGTCGTCGCCGTGATCGGCGTCGCCGTCTTCGTCGCCTACTACTGGTCCGCCAAGGGCATGCGCGCCTACGAGCAGGCCGAGCATTTCCGCCGCACGGGCAGGCTCGACCAGGCGATCGCCGAGTACGAGCGGGCGATCGAGGGGAATCCCCGGCGCGGCGTCTTTTATTTCGGCCTCGCTCGGACGCTGCAGGCCCGCGGCGAGTACGCGCTCGCCCTCGAGGCCTGCGATCGGGCCCGCCGGTGCGAGCCGGATGAGTTAACCTACGATTCCCGCTACCATCTGATCGAGGGGATTCTTCTCGCCGACGAGGGGCGGTGGGGGGAGGCGATCCGCGCCCTCGACCGGTGCCGGGAGGGGTGCCGCGACTCGATCATGCGCGCCGTCGGCGACCGGATCGTCGCCGACGCCCGGTTGCGACGGGAAGCCGGAGAGCACGATGCGGCCGAGAGCGAGCTGATGACGGCCCTGGGCGTCTCGGACGGCGACTGCCGGCTCTTCTTCGAGCTGGCTTTGAACTGCCGGGAGATGGGGCAGCCCGGGCGTGCGATCCGCTACTTCGAGAAGGCCGCGGCGCTCGCCCCGGATTGCACGCGGTACCACTACGAGCTCGGGCGGACGTACCGGGCGACGGGGCGGTACCCCGAGGCGATCGCCGCCTTCTCGAGGGCGGGCGATTTCGGGGATGCGCACCAGCTCGCGGCGGAGACACGCTCGGTCGAGCGCGAGCGGTGCCGGGCGGTGGCGGATTCCCTCTGCGCCGAGGCCGTCTCGTACCTCCTGCAGGATACCACGCTCTACTCGGAATGGACCGTCGCGAAGGAACGGATCGATCGCGCGATCGAGCTTTGCCCGGCCGAGCGCCGGTACCGGCTCGTCTCCCACGACCTGCTCGTCGACGAGCTCGCCTTCTTCAGGGGCTCTCCCTCGCTCCGGATACGGATCGAGGACCGCGGCGGCGTGGACGGCGGCACGCTGCTCGAGGTCACCGTGCGGAACGGCGGCCCGGCGCCCCTGTCGGTCGGGGCGGCGAACTTCAGCCTCGTCGCGCCGGACGGCCGCGTCTTCCCGGCGCGGAACGGGGGCTTCCCCGTCCGCGTCGTCCCTCCCGGCGGCGAGAGCGGCGGTCTGCTTCGCTTCGACTCCGACGTCCGCCCGGCGACGCTCGTCTGCACGGGGACGGGGGCGGAGCGGGTGGTCCGCAGCCTGCCGGCGCCCGTGTACTGACGCGCTTCGCCTTTCATCTTGCGGAGGAGGCCGCCGGCCTGTCATCATCCCCGCCATGGAACGCTACAGCGATCTCGACCTCGACGATCCCCGGATCGTCTCGATCCTCGACGACCTCCCGCTCTGGTCGGCGCCCTTCGGGCTTCGCCTGCTCGAAACGGTCGAGTACCGGCGGGGCCTGCAGGTCCTCGACCTCGGATCCGGCACCGGGTTTCCCCTCGCCACGCTCGCCGCCCGCCTCGGACGCGGCTGCCGCGTGACGGGGCTCGACCCGTGGCTGGGCGCCGCGCGGCGGGGCCGCCAACGGATCGCCGTGACGAAACTCGCGAACGCCGCCGTCGTCGCGGGGCGCGGAGAGGATCTCCCGTTCCGCGAAGCCGTCTTCGACCTCATCGTCTCCAACAACGGGATCAACAACGTCGACGACGCAGGCCGGGTCCTCGGCGAGTGCGCTCGCGTCGCCCGCCCCGGGGCGCAGTTCGTCGTCACGGTGAACCTGCCGGGAACGATGTCCGTCTTCTACGACCGCTTCCGCGAGACGGTGCGCGAACTCGGCCTCGAGGACGCGGTCGCCGCGATCGACGCGCACATCCATCGCCACCGCCGTCACGCCGGGGAGACGGTGGCCCTGCTCGAGGAGGCGGGATTCCGCGTGGGAGAATGCCGCCGGGACAGTTTCACGATGCGGTATCTCGACGGCGGCGCCCTCTTCGGCGATTTCTTCATACAACTCGCGTTCGCCGGACCCTGGCGGGATGTCGTGGCCGCCGGGCGGCAGGAGGAGGTCTTCTCGCGCCTCGAGGAGAACCTGGATCGGTACGCGGCCCGTGCGGGAGAGCTCGCCCTCGAGATCCCCTTCGTCTGCATCGACGCGCGCCGCCGGTAACGGGAACGGTTTCCCTTGCCTCCGCGGCGGCCGCACGGTATCGGGTGTTTCCGGGGAAGGGCCCGGCGGAAAGGAACGGTCGGACGATGAAACGCCGCAACATGGAATCGGTCGTCGATTACGCCGCGATCACCGTCGGCAGCTTCGTCATGGCAATCGGAATCGGCGTCTTCCTCGTCGACGCGAAGGTCGTGCCGGGGGGCGTCTCGGGGCTCTCGATGGCCGTGCATTATCTCACCGACGGCCGCGTGCCCGTCGGGCTCCTCATGTGGTGTTTCAACGTGCCCCTCTTCGTGTGGGGCGTGAAGGAACTCGGCCGCGCCTTCGGCGTGCGCACCTTCTACGGCTTCACCGCCAATTCCTTCTTCATCGATCTCGTGCGGGGCGACGTCTTCTCCGGTATCCGGCTCCAGGACACGGCGACGATCCGTTTCCTCGTCGAGCGCGATTTCTTCTTCCTCGTTTTGCTCGGGGCGGTGCTGATCGGGCTCGGGCTGGGGATCATCTTCAAGTTCAAGGGCACGACGGCGGGAAGCGACATCGTCGCCGCCATCGCGCAGAAGCGCTGGAACGTCAAGCCGGGCACGACGATCCTCGTCGTCGATTTCTTCGTCATCCTCGCCGCCGGCATCGTCATCCACGCGCGGAACCTGAGCCCCGAAACGCCGGCCGCCGTCCTCATGCTCTATGCCTTCTTCCTGCTCTTCGTCTCCTCCCAGCTCATCGACATGGTGATCTTCGGCTTCGACTACGCGAAATCGGCCCTTATCATCTCCGACCGGCACGAGGAGATCGCCGAGATGATCATCGACCGGCTCGGGCGGGGGGCGACGGCGCTCCACGGCCGCGGCCTCTACAGCGGCCGGGAGCGCGACGTGATCTTCACCGTGGTGCCGCGCCGTCAGATCTACCGGCTCGCGGACCAGGTCAAGCAGATCGATCCGGATGCCTTCGTCATCATCAACCGCGTGCACGAGGTCCTCGGCGAGGGATTCATGGCGCGGGGAGAGGTCGACCGGCAGAAGCTCGTGCCGCAGCGCCGGCGGGGAGACGAGGAGACCGCGAGCTGAATCCGCCCCGGAAGAGATGTCCTTCTTCAGGCCTCGAAGGGAATCCTTGTGTTTATCAGGAATCATTCTTATCTTTATGCGGAATCCGCAACGACGGAGGTCACCGATGGGCATCCTGATCGCCTTGACGGTCGCACTGCTCCTGCAGGGCCCGGCCGGGCATGACGGAAACGGGGGAGAAGCGGCCATGACCGGGAAGATACGCAAAACCGACGAGGAGTGGCGCCGGATACTCACGCCAGAACAGTACGCCGTCCTGCGGGGGCATGCCACCGAGTGCGCCTTCAGCGGGGGAACGGACACGCATTCCGGGCCGGGGATCTACCGGTGCGCCGGCTGCGGGGCTCCCCTCTTCGAGGCGGGCGCGAAGTACGATTCGGGGAGCGGGTGGCCGAGCTTCTTCGAGGCGCTTTCCCGCGACGCGGTCGGCATGAGCGTCGACCGGTCGCTGTCGGTCGTGCGGACCGAGGTGCAC
Proteins encoded:
- a CDS encoding tetratricopeptide repeat protein: MKRFGRILVVAVIGVAVFVAYYWSAKGMRAYEQAEHFRRTGRLDQAIAEYERAIEGNPRRGVFYFGLARTLQARGEYALALEACDRARRCEPDELTYDSRYHLIEGILLADEGRWGEAIRALDRCREGCRDSIMRAVGDRIVADARLRREAGEHDAAESELMTALGVSDGDCRLFFELALNCREMGQPGRAIRYFEKAAALAPDCTRYHYELGRTYRATGRYPEAIAAFSRAGDFGDAHQLAAETRSVERERCRAVADSLCAEAVSYLLQDTTLYSEWTVAKERIDRAIELCPAERRYRLVSHDLLVDELAFFRGSPSLRIRIEDRGGVDGGTLLEVTVRNGGPAPLSVGAANFSLVAPDGRVFPARNGGFPVRVVPPGGESGGLLRFDSDVRPATLVCTGTGAERVVRSLPAPVY
- a CDS encoding YitT family protein; amino-acid sequence: MKRRNMESVVDYAAITVGSFVMAIGIGVFLVDAKVVPGGVSGLSMAVHYLTDGRVPVGLLMWCFNVPLFVWGVKELGRAFGVRTFYGFTANSFFIDLVRGDVFSGIRLQDTATIRFLVERDFFFLVLLGAVLIGLGLGIIFKFKGTTAGSDIVAAIAQKRWNVKPGTTILVVDFFVILAAGIVIHARNLSPETPAAVLMLYAFFLLFVSSQLIDMVIFGFDYAKSALIISDRHEEIAEMIIDRLGRGATALHGRGLYSGRERDVIFTVVPRRQIYRLADQVKQIDPDAFVIINRVHEVLGEGFMARGEVDRQKLVPQRRRGDEETAS
- the msrB gene encoding peptide-methionine (R)-S-oxide reductase MsrB encodes the protein MTGKIRKTDEEWRRILTPEQYAVLRGHATECAFSGGTDTHSGPGIYRCAGCGAPLFEAGAKYDSGSGWPSFFEALSRDAVGMSVDRSLSVVRTEVHCARCDGHLGHVFEDGPAPTRLRYCINSVALVFEAAETAPETPPGDDR
- a CDS encoding ATP-binding cassette domain-containing protein, translating into MAILEARGIRKFFRQGGGPWRRGRAIKAVDGVDLAVERGETIGLVGESGCGKSTLARAIIRLVEPDEGTVRLDGIDFLALRGAALRRARRRIQMVFQDPYSSLNPRLSVGETIGEGIRIHRLARGRAVGDRVAEILGKVGLPPAAAVRYPHEFSGGQRQRIGIARALAVEPEIVIADEPVSALDVSVQAQIVNLLEDLQRDLGLTYVFIAHDLGVVEHVSDRVAVMYLGRIVEEAPTAGLFAEPLHPYTIGLLASIPRPDPSAPRARAAIAGDVPSPAAVPPGCPFHPRCPLAFERCRIERPVLRGRDGDRAVACWLYG
- a CDS encoding class I SAM-dependent methyltransferase; protein product: MERYSDLDLDDPRIVSILDDLPLWSAPFGLRLLETVEYRRGLQVLDLGSGTGFPLATLAARLGRGCRVTGLDPWLGAARRGRQRIAVTKLANAAVVAGRGEDLPFREAVFDLIVSNNGINNVDDAGRVLGECARVARPGAQFVVTVNLPGTMSVFYDRFRETVRELGLEDAVAAIDAHIHRHRRHAGETVALLEEAGFRVGECRRDSFTMRYLDGGALFGDFFIQLAFAGPWRDVVAAGRQEEVFSRLEENLDRYAARAGELALEIPFVCIDARRR